The following are encoded in a window of Microcaecilia unicolor chromosome 14, aMicUni1.1, whole genome shotgun sequence genomic DNA:
- the CGN gene encoding cingulin isoform X1, whose amino-acid sequence MGLKFLETEKNLQRQYMDRSVNGAMAEKQNQLDYGVQIRFIDDLKETARLQKARSRPSKPSSYGVAVRVQGIAGQPFVVLNSGEKGESSYGVQIRSDNKYGGSLAGTQAAAPLPSDPSDAFPQYKKAPSSHSSDSEIPDNPYAASKDSQRYTQSISQYSTSDEDSKKACRTQTKEAGRGSSQKSNGTPSSQGERSRAREELWRSYSQGSLLQPDLEDDRERKHGERSALPASDATRSSSVTNLTSKARLNNDQPIDSVSGLRSVVKQQSTSVDIDTKPLSSVDSLINKFDVTGQPRGRTARRSRICPDERKRSQSLDSRVSYSDTVESRELPPAFWVDSQGLSDVGSLNRPYKRDCPELSISRSRMTQEWVNQGHKKPQIESRTQKLQAELQLKSTPDLLKDQTAGSSENMKELIYSILKDGTADSESSVKRKSSLVFEKLQPFMAGSSDSTRRVLSQKNELEKRVAELQQQLDQETKQHIRMEPGKVQPWVGTHNLEIELEERVEECSRLKEAFQRKQKELNDISQELVELRMDKEHGETKMRALETEFLDLQEELAVLRKSSGNSAERDSLLKELQETQEELEEALSQKRKQEELLRQRERELTALKGALKEEVANHDKELDRVRQHYQKDMEQLQKSLDNVSQDQEGLESERQKINSVIRKLQRELEESSEEIGHWKELFQKNKEELRAAKQQLMQVKLEKEECEDELRELQERFSVVQMDHSKTGAVERAETEALRTERAQVQEDLKQLRLDWQRQEELLQQRERELGVLKGALKEEVSGRDREKERLQQSFQRDLQQLKKSYDETSRVKGVIEGEKEAAEQMRKVIECTLKETQEENDDLRRKVLNLEGQLKELMAFSEDLQDTEARLKEKIAKLEIERKRMEQSLGEATDQEQELAIVKRSLEGRLEEAQRNLNKLSVEYQELKDSYQEELRQKEQLKRMKSELEEQKRLLDKTIEKLTRELDHISDESRGSLFQLQSQLEEYKDKSRREIGESQKQMKERAVEVEQMQQSMTRLQEEVQRLKQALQDSQVEKENAVLDKELLSQRLQALGQEMESKKRSRDDWSRQVKGLEDKVKHLEVELDEEKSTGELLTDRINRSRDQMEQLRAELMQERASRQDLECDKIALERQSKELKNRLASAEGLPKQSANVSQLEARLQEMQDKLQAEEREKNTLLSAQRKLERKVKEVTIQLDDERLQVTDQKDQLNLRVKALKRQVDEAEEEIERLEGLRKKTLRELEEQQEVNEQLQSRIKTLEKDVWRKNTRVRPNSSLKDDDLSSDGEFDGSYDPSSITSLLTDSKLQTSSC is encoded by the exons aATCTGCAGCGCCAGTACATGGACAGGAGTGTGAATGGGGCAATGGCGGAGAAGCAGAACCAGCTGGACTATGGTGTGCAAATCCGTTTTATCGATGATCTGAAAGAGACAGCGAGGCTTCAGAAGGCCCGGAGCAGACCATCCAAACCCAGCTCCTATGGGGTAGCTGTCCGGGTCCAGGGTATTGCTGGGCAGCCATTTGTAGTGCTGAACAGTGGTGAGAAGGGGGAGTCCTCATATGGGGTCCAGATCAGATCGGATAACAAATATGGAGGGTCGCTTGCGGGCACCCAGGCTGCTGCACCTCTCCCCTCTGATCCAAGTGATGCGTTTCCTCAGTACAAAAAGGCCCCGAGCTCGCACAGCTCCGACTCTGAGATCCCTGACAACCCATACGCGGCCAGCAAGGACTCCCAGCGCTACACACAGAGCATCTCTCAGTACAGCACTTCCGATGAAGATTCCAAAAAGGCTTGCAGGACCCAGACAAAGGAGGCTGGCAGGGGATCATCTCAAAAGAGCAATGGTACCCCATCCTCTCAGGGAGAGCGCTCTAGGGCCAGGGAGGAACTGTGGCGATCCTACTCTCAGGGCTCTCTGCTTCAGCCAGACCTGGAAGATGACCGTGAACGGAAGCATGGGGAACGCTCTGCCCTGCCCGCCAGCGATGCCACCAGGAGCAGCAGTGTTACAAATCTTACCAGCAAGGCAAGACTGAACAATGATCAGCCCATCGACAGTGTATCAGGGTTGAGATCTGTGGTGAAGCAGCAGTCCACGTCAGTTGACATTGACACAAAGCCATTATCCTCTGTGGACTCCCTGATCAACAAGTTTGATGTGACAGGGCAACCACGAGGCCGGACTGCCAGGAGAAGCCGGATCTGTCCAGACGAGAGGAAACGGTCACAAAGCCTTGACAGCCGGGTGTCCTATAGTGACACTGTAGAGTCCAGGGAGCTCCCTCCGGCTTTTTGGGTGGATTCCCAAGGACTGAGTGATGTCGGCAGCCTGAACAGACCTTACAAGAGAGACTGTCCAGAGCTGTCAATCAGCAGGTCCAGAATGACCCAAGAGTGGGTGAATCAGGGCCACAAGAAGCCCCAGATTGAAAGCCGGACACAGAAGCTGCAGGCAGAACTGCAG CTGAAATCGACCCCAGACCTCCTGAAGGACCAGACAGCAGGCAGCAGTGAGAACATGAAGGAGCTGATATACAGTATTCTGAAAGACGG GACAGCAGACAGTGAAAGCTCTGTGAAAAGGAAAAGCAGTCTGGTGTTTGAGAAGCTCCAGCCCTTCAtg GCTGGCTCCTCCGATAGCacaaggaga gtactttcccaGAAGAATGAGCTGGAGAAGAGGGTGGCAGAGTTGCAGCAGCAGCTGGACCAGGAGACCAAG CAGCACATCAGAATGGAACCTGGCAAAGTCCAGCCTTGGGTTGGCACACACAACCTGGAGATTGAGCTAgaagagagagtggaggagtgcagTCGCCTGAAGGAGGCCTTTCAGAGGAAGCAGAAGGAGCTGAACGACATCTCGCAGGA ACTGGTGGAGCTGAGGATGGATAAGGAGCATGGAGAAACCAAAATGAGGGCTTTAGAGACTGAGTTTCTGGACCtgcaggaggagctggctgtTCTACGGAAGTCATCGGGAAACTCTGCAGAGAGAGACTCACTCTTGAAG GAGTTGCAGGAAACCCAGGAGGAGCTGGAAGAGGCCTTGTCCCAGAAACGGAAGCAGGAGGAGCTGCTGcgtcagagagagagggagctgaCGGCACTTAAGGGTGCTCTGAAGGAGGAGGTGGCCAACCATGACAAGGAGCTGGACCGAGTGCGGCAGCACTACCAAAAAGACATGGAGCAGCTGCAGAAGAGCCTGGACAATGTGTCACAG GACCAGGAGGGCTTAGAATCTGAACGTCAGAAAATAAACTCTGTGATCAGAAAGCTGCAGCGGGAGTTGGAGGAAAGCAGCGAGGAGATCGGACACTGGAAAGAGCTCTTCCAGAAGAACAAGGAGGAGCTGCGTGCCGCCAAGCAACA GCTGATGCAGGTGAAGCTGGAGAAGGAGGAATGTGAGGATGAGCTCCGTGAGCTGCAGGAGAGGTTCTCTGTAGTGCAGATGGATCACTCTAAGACTGGTGCCGTGGAGAGAGCAGAGACAGAGGCCTTGAGAACA GAACGTGCACAGGTGCAGGAGGATTTGAAGCAGCTGAGACTGGATTGGCAGCGACAGGAGGAGCTGCTGCAGCAACGGGAACGGGAGCTGGGGGTGCTGAAGGGGGCGCTGAAAGAGGAGGTGAGCGGTCGGGACCGAGAGAAGGAGCGGCTCCAGCAGAGCTTCCAGAGAGACCTGCAGCAGCTGAAGAAAAGCTATGACGAGACCTCCAGG GTAAAGGGAGTAATAGAGGGTGAGAAAGAGGCAGCAGAGCAGATGAGGAAAGTGATTGAATGTACCCTGAAGGAGACTCAGGAGGAGAATGATGACCTGAGGAGGAAGGTCCTAAACCTGGAGGGACAGCTGAAGGAGCTGATGGCTTTCTCTGAGGATCTGCAGGACACCGAAGCCCGGCTGAAGGAGAAAATAGCTAAGCTGGAG ATAGAGCGGAAGCGCATGGAGCAGTCACTGGGAGAAGCCACTGACCAAGAGCAGGAGCTGGCTATAGTGAAGAGGTCCTTGGAGGGCCGGCTGGAGGAAGCGCAGAGGAATCTGAACAAGCTGTCTGTGGAGTACCAGGAGCTGAAGGACAGCTACCaggaggagctgagacagaaggagcAGCTGAAGAGGATGAAGAGCGAGCTAGAGGAGCAGAAACGTTTGTTAGATAAAACCATTGAGAAGCTCACGCGAGAG CTGGACCACATATCAGATGAGTCCCGCGGCTCCCTCTTTCAGCTCCAGTCCCAGCTGGAGGAATACAAAGATAAATCCCGTAGAGAAATCGGGGAGTCTCAGAAGCAGATGAAGGAACGGGCAGTGGAGGTGGAGCAGATGCAGCAGAGCATGACCCGGTTACAGGAGGAG GTACAGAGGCTGAAGCAGGCTCTCCAAGATAGTCAGGTGGAGAAAGAGAATGCTGTACTGGACAAGGAACTGCTCAGTCAGCGCCTGCAGGCCTTGGGACAAGAGATGGAATCCAAGAAGCGGTCTCGGGATGATTGGTCACGCCAGgtcaaggggctggag GACAAAGTGAAGCATCTGGAAGTTGAGCTGGATGAGGAGAAAAGCACAGGCGAGTTGCTGACAGATCGGATCAATAGAAGCCGAGATCAG ATGGAACAGCTGCGGGCAGAACTGATGCAGGAGCGGGCAAGCCGTCAGGACCTGGAGTGTGACAAGATAGCCCTGGAGAGGCAG AGCAAAGAGCTGAAGAACCGCCTGGCAAGCGCTGAGGGGCTGCCTAAGCAAAGTGCTAACGTATCTCAGCTGGAGGCCAGATTGCAAGAGATGCAGGACAAGCTACAGGCAGAGGAAAG GGAGAAAAACACTTTGCTGTCCGCACAGCGGAAGCTGGAGAGGAAGGTGAAAGAAGTGACCATCCAGTTAGATGATGAGAGGCTGCAGGTCACTGACCAGAAAGACCAG TTAAACCTGCGTGTGAAAGCGCTGAAGCGGCAGGTGGATGAAGCTGAAGAGGAAATTGAGCGCCTGGAAGGACTGCGCAAGAAGACTCTGCGGGAGTTGGAGGAGCAGCAGGAAGTGAATGAGCAGCTGCAAAGCCGAATCAAGACTCTGGAAAAGGACGTCTG GCGTAAGAACACACGTGTCAGGCCAAACTCCTCCTTGAAGGATGACGATCTGAGCTCAGATGGGGAGTTCGATGGCTCTTATGATCCAAGTTCAATCACATCGCTGCTGACAGACAGCAAGTTGCAGACCAGCTCCTGTTAG
- the CGN gene encoding cingulin isoform X2: MGLKFLETEKNLQRQYMDRSVNGAMAEKQNQLDYGVQIRFIDDLKETARLQKARSRPSKPSSYGVAVRVQGIAGQPFVVLNSGEKGESSYGVQIRSDNKYGGSLAGTQAAAPLPSDPSDAFPQYKKAPSSHSSDSEIPDNPYAASKDSQRYTQSISQYSTSDEDSKKACRTQTKEAGRGSSQKSNGTPSSQGERSRAREELWRSYSQGSLLQPDLEDDRERKHGERSALPASDATRSSSVTNLTSKARLNNDQPIDSVSGLRSVVKQQSTSVDIDTKPLSSVDSLINKFDVTGQPRGRTARRSRICPDERKRSQSLDSRVSYSDTVESRELPPAFWVDSQGLSDVGSLNRPYKRDCPELSISRSRMTQEWVNQGHKKPQIESRTQKLQAELQLKSTPDLLKDQTAGSSENMKELIYSILKDGTADSESSVKRKSSLVFEKLQPFMAGSSDSTRRVLSQKNELEKRVAELQQQLDQETKHIRMEPGKVQPWVGTHNLEIELEERVEECSRLKEAFQRKQKELNDISQELVELRMDKEHGETKMRALETEFLDLQEELAVLRKSSGNSAERDSLLKELQETQEELEEALSQKRKQEELLRQRERELTALKGALKEEVANHDKELDRVRQHYQKDMEQLQKSLDNVSQDQEGLESERQKINSVIRKLQRELEESSEEIGHWKELFQKNKEELRAAKQQLMQVKLEKEECEDELRELQERFSVVQMDHSKTGAVERAETEALRTERAQVQEDLKQLRLDWQRQEELLQQRERELGVLKGALKEEVSGRDREKERLQQSFQRDLQQLKKSYDETSRVKGVIEGEKEAAEQMRKVIECTLKETQEENDDLRRKVLNLEGQLKELMAFSEDLQDTEARLKEKIAKLEIERKRMEQSLGEATDQEQELAIVKRSLEGRLEEAQRNLNKLSVEYQELKDSYQEELRQKEQLKRMKSELEEQKRLLDKTIEKLTRELDHISDESRGSLFQLQSQLEEYKDKSRREIGESQKQMKERAVEVEQMQQSMTRLQEEVQRLKQALQDSQVEKENAVLDKELLSQRLQALGQEMESKKRSRDDWSRQVKGLEDKVKHLEVELDEEKSTGELLTDRINRSRDQMEQLRAELMQERASRQDLECDKIALERQSKELKNRLASAEGLPKQSANVSQLEARLQEMQDKLQAEEREKNTLLSAQRKLERKVKEVTIQLDDERLQVTDQKDQLNLRVKALKRQVDEAEEEIERLEGLRKKTLRELEEQQEVNEQLQSRIKTLEKDVWRKNTRVRPNSSLKDDDLSSDGEFDGSYDPSSITSLLTDSKLQTSSC; this comes from the exons aATCTGCAGCGCCAGTACATGGACAGGAGTGTGAATGGGGCAATGGCGGAGAAGCAGAACCAGCTGGACTATGGTGTGCAAATCCGTTTTATCGATGATCTGAAAGAGACAGCGAGGCTTCAGAAGGCCCGGAGCAGACCATCCAAACCCAGCTCCTATGGGGTAGCTGTCCGGGTCCAGGGTATTGCTGGGCAGCCATTTGTAGTGCTGAACAGTGGTGAGAAGGGGGAGTCCTCATATGGGGTCCAGATCAGATCGGATAACAAATATGGAGGGTCGCTTGCGGGCACCCAGGCTGCTGCACCTCTCCCCTCTGATCCAAGTGATGCGTTTCCTCAGTACAAAAAGGCCCCGAGCTCGCACAGCTCCGACTCTGAGATCCCTGACAACCCATACGCGGCCAGCAAGGACTCCCAGCGCTACACACAGAGCATCTCTCAGTACAGCACTTCCGATGAAGATTCCAAAAAGGCTTGCAGGACCCAGACAAAGGAGGCTGGCAGGGGATCATCTCAAAAGAGCAATGGTACCCCATCCTCTCAGGGAGAGCGCTCTAGGGCCAGGGAGGAACTGTGGCGATCCTACTCTCAGGGCTCTCTGCTTCAGCCAGACCTGGAAGATGACCGTGAACGGAAGCATGGGGAACGCTCTGCCCTGCCCGCCAGCGATGCCACCAGGAGCAGCAGTGTTACAAATCTTACCAGCAAGGCAAGACTGAACAATGATCAGCCCATCGACAGTGTATCAGGGTTGAGATCTGTGGTGAAGCAGCAGTCCACGTCAGTTGACATTGACACAAAGCCATTATCCTCTGTGGACTCCCTGATCAACAAGTTTGATGTGACAGGGCAACCACGAGGCCGGACTGCCAGGAGAAGCCGGATCTGTCCAGACGAGAGGAAACGGTCACAAAGCCTTGACAGCCGGGTGTCCTATAGTGACACTGTAGAGTCCAGGGAGCTCCCTCCGGCTTTTTGGGTGGATTCCCAAGGACTGAGTGATGTCGGCAGCCTGAACAGACCTTACAAGAGAGACTGTCCAGAGCTGTCAATCAGCAGGTCCAGAATGACCCAAGAGTGGGTGAATCAGGGCCACAAGAAGCCCCAGATTGAAAGCCGGACACAGAAGCTGCAGGCAGAACTGCAG CTGAAATCGACCCCAGACCTCCTGAAGGACCAGACAGCAGGCAGCAGTGAGAACATGAAGGAGCTGATATACAGTATTCTGAAAGACGG GACAGCAGACAGTGAAAGCTCTGTGAAAAGGAAAAGCAGTCTGGTGTTTGAGAAGCTCCAGCCCTTCAtg GCTGGCTCCTCCGATAGCacaaggaga gtactttcccaGAAGAATGAGCTGGAGAAGAGGGTGGCAGAGTTGCAGCAGCAGCTGGACCAGGAGACCAAG CACATCAGAATGGAACCTGGCAAAGTCCAGCCTTGGGTTGGCACACACAACCTGGAGATTGAGCTAgaagagagagtggaggagtgcagTCGCCTGAAGGAGGCCTTTCAGAGGAAGCAGAAGGAGCTGAACGACATCTCGCAGGA ACTGGTGGAGCTGAGGATGGATAAGGAGCATGGAGAAACCAAAATGAGGGCTTTAGAGACTGAGTTTCTGGACCtgcaggaggagctggctgtTCTACGGAAGTCATCGGGAAACTCTGCAGAGAGAGACTCACTCTTGAAG GAGTTGCAGGAAACCCAGGAGGAGCTGGAAGAGGCCTTGTCCCAGAAACGGAAGCAGGAGGAGCTGCTGcgtcagagagagagggagctgaCGGCACTTAAGGGTGCTCTGAAGGAGGAGGTGGCCAACCATGACAAGGAGCTGGACCGAGTGCGGCAGCACTACCAAAAAGACATGGAGCAGCTGCAGAAGAGCCTGGACAATGTGTCACAG GACCAGGAGGGCTTAGAATCTGAACGTCAGAAAATAAACTCTGTGATCAGAAAGCTGCAGCGGGAGTTGGAGGAAAGCAGCGAGGAGATCGGACACTGGAAAGAGCTCTTCCAGAAGAACAAGGAGGAGCTGCGTGCCGCCAAGCAACA GCTGATGCAGGTGAAGCTGGAGAAGGAGGAATGTGAGGATGAGCTCCGTGAGCTGCAGGAGAGGTTCTCTGTAGTGCAGATGGATCACTCTAAGACTGGTGCCGTGGAGAGAGCAGAGACAGAGGCCTTGAGAACA GAACGTGCACAGGTGCAGGAGGATTTGAAGCAGCTGAGACTGGATTGGCAGCGACAGGAGGAGCTGCTGCAGCAACGGGAACGGGAGCTGGGGGTGCTGAAGGGGGCGCTGAAAGAGGAGGTGAGCGGTCGGGACCGAGAGAAGGAGCGGCTCCAGCAGAGCTTCCAGAGAGACCTGCAGCAGCTGAAGAAAAGCTATGACGAGACCTCCAGG GTAAAGGGAGTAATAGAGGGTGAGAAAGAGGCAGCAGAGCAGATGAGGAAAGTGATTGAATGTACCCTGAAGGAGACTCAGGAGGAGAATGATGACCTGAGGAGGAAGGTCCTAAACCTGGAGGGACAGCTGAAGGAGCTGATGGCTTTCTCTGAGGATCTGCAGGACACCGAAGCCCGGCTGAAGGAGAAAATAGCTAAGCTGGAG ATAGAGCGGAAGCGCATGGAGCAGTCACTGGGAGAAGCCACTGACCAAGAGCAGGAGCTGGCTATAGTGAAGAGGTCCTTGGAGGGCCGGCTGGAGGAAGCGCAGAGGAATCTGAACAAGCTGTCTGTGGAGTACCAGGAGCTGAAGGACAGCTACCaggaggagctgagacagaaggagcAGCTGAAGAGGATGAAGAGCGAGCTAGAGGAGCAGAAACGTTTGTTAGATAAAACCATTGAGAAGCTCACGCGAGAG CTGGACCACATATCAGATGAGTCCCGCGGCTCCCTCTTTCAGCTCCAGTCCCAGCTGGAGGAATACAAAGATAAATCCCGTAGAGAAATCGGGGAGTCTCAGAAGCAGATGAAGGAACGGGCAGTGGAGGTGGAGCAGATGCAGCAGAGCATGACCCGGTTACAGGAGGAG GTACAGAGGCTGAAGCAGGCTCTCCAAGATAGTCAGGTGGAGAAAGAGAATGCTGTACTGGACAAGGAACTGCTCAGTCAGCGCCTGCAGGCCTTGGGACAAGAGATGGAATCCAAGAAGCGGTCTCGGGATGATTGGTCACGCCAGgtcaaggggctggag GACAAAGTGAAGCATCTGGAAGTTGAGCTGGATGAGGAGAAAAGCACAGGCGAGTTGCTGACAGATCGGATCAATAGAAGCCGAGATCAG ATGGAACAGCTGCGGGCAGAACTGATGCAGGAGCGGGCAAGCCGTCAGGACCTGGAGTGTGACAAGATAGCCCTGGAGAGGCAG AGCAAAGAGCTGAAGAACCGCCTGGCAAGCGCTGAGGGGCTGCCTAAGCAAAGTGCTAACGTATCTCAGCTGGAGGCCAGATTGCAAGAGATGCAGGACAAGCTACAGGCAGAGGAAAG GGAGAAAAACACTTTGCTGTCCGCACAGCGGAAGCTGGAGAGGAAGGTGAAAGAAGTGACCATCCAGTTAGATGATGAGAGGCTGCAGGTCACTGACCAGAAAGACCAG TTAAACCTGCGTGTGAAAGCGCTGAAGCGGCAGGTGGATGAAGCTGAAGAGGAAATTGAGCGCCTGGAAGGACTGCGCAAGAAGACTCTGCGGGAGTTGGAGGAGCAGCAGGAAGTGAATGAGCAGCTGCAAAGCCGAATCAAGACTCTGGAAAAGGACGTCTG GCGTAAGAACACACGTGTCAGGCCAAACTCCTCCTTGAAGGATGACGATCTGAGCTCAGATGGGGAGTTCGATGGCTCTTATGATCCAAGTTCAATCACATCGCTGCTGACAGACAGCAAGTTGCAGACCAGCTCCTGTTAG